TTGCAGGGGATTTTCAAATCCAACTTTCGAAATCGCCCAATAAATGCAATCCTACCAAATGGTACTATAAAATTCGCTGACAAGAGTAGTTTTACCAAAATGATTGTAGTTGCCGATGCCGATATCATTCGAAACGATGTCCAGCGTCGCCCAAATGGTGCCTATGTTATTCCGTTGGGTTACGACAGGTTTACACAGCAAACATACGGAAATAAGGAGTTGGTGGTTAACATGGTAAAATACTTGTGCGATGATAATGGGCTGCTCGATTTACGTTCGAGAGATATTAAACTTCGACTTCTCGACAGGAAACGGGCTATTAGTGAGCGGTTATACTGGCAGTTGGTTAACATGGTTTTACCATCGCTTATGATTGTAGTTGCTGGAATTATATGGAATTTTGTAAGACGAAAGAAATATACTTTTACAGATGTCAAGTAAAAAGATTCTTTTTCTTTCACTAATAATAGCCTTTGGGATAGGACTATTCTACTTTTCCAGTTGGTATAGCGAATACCGTCAAACGGACTTTTCCTATGATAGCTCTCATATTTCTGCTATTGAGCTGGTTATGAAATCCGATACCCTTAGGTTGACAAAATCAAATGGCAATTGGTTTATAAATGATTTTTTTATTGCTGACTCAGCTGTTGTTAGTAATTTTATCGATATTTTGCAGAGTATATCAGCGGTTGCACCCGCCACGCTAAAAACCGATGACAATTTAACCCAGCTGTTTCAAGAGAAGGGTATAGGCGTTTTTATTTATAAAGGTAAACATTTAGGCAAGGAATACAGGATTGCATCTATTGCTGAATTCAACTATAAACCTGTTGCCCTGAACAGTGGTTCGGTTGTCCCTTACTACGTTGAATCGCCAAATGCTGTTGATAATTTAGTTGAATACTTTTCGGTTAACCCTGATAAATGGCTTTCTGGCAAACTGTTTACCGAGCCAGTTGAGGCGATTGAAGAAATAAAGGTTGTTTTCCCTGACAATGAAAAGGGATACACCCTTGAACTGGGAGGAAACCAAATAGCATTATCTAACTCAGCTGGAATTAGACTGCCAAACATCAACCTTGCCAACATTAGCAATCTTTACTACTCGCTCGATAATTTTAAGTTGCATTACCCTACTAAGGCCGAAATAAATTCTGCAATACCTGAGAATTTAATTTCCAGCATGCAGCTCAAAATGCTAAACGGCAAAACGTACGATTACACAATTTACCGGATAACCGGTAAAGGATATACAAATATTCTGGGACAAGAACTCGGATACAACCCAAATCGTCTACTGGTAAAGCTATCGGAAAACCGTTTTTTGGTTGGCTCCTATCTGCACTTCCATTACGTTCTATGCCCCATCGATGTGTTTGTAAATAATTATGAAAAATAGTGTGTGTTATTAGAGTAAAATTTTGTATTATTGAAATCCTTTTGAGATTTGAATTGCATTGATTTTCAATTTTTAAACTAAAATATACAATTAACTATTTGACAGCTAAAGGATAATCAATTTAGGTAAAAGGAACTAACTAAATTACTGAGATATGAAATTTGTTGTATCAAGCACCATGCTACTGAGCCACTTATCGGTGGTAAGCAGGGTAATCAGCAGCAAGAACACCCTACCAATTCTCGACAACTTCTTATTCAAGTTGGAAGGTAATGAGCTGGAAATCACAGCATCTGACCTTGAATCGACACTTACAACAAAAATTACCCTCGATAACGTTATGGGTGATGGTTCAATTGCAATTCCCTTTAAAATTCTTATCGATACCCTAAAGGAATTCTCGGAGCAACCCCTTACTTTCGAAATTGACCCAGGTTCCCTTGCAGTTGTTATTCACTCGGAGAATGGACAGTTCAACATTGTTGGCCAACCCGCCGATGATTTTCCAAAGCCCGCTGAGCTTAGCCCAGAGAGTAAAGTTAGTGTTAAGGTAGCTGCCGACGTTATGCTTAATGGTATTACCAAAACCATTTTTGCCACCGCCGACGACGAGATGCGCCCCGTGATGAACGGTATTTTTGTTGAGTTAACCGCTGAAGGGATGACCTTTGTTGCTTCCGACTCGCACAAGCTGGTTCGCTACCGCCGTAAGGATGTACAGGTTGAAGAGTTTTCATCGTTCATTCTACCCAAAAAACCTGCTAACCTGCTAAAGTCAATTCTTGTAAAGGAAACCGGCTCAGTAAATGTTGAGTTCGATAGTAAGAATGCTCGCTTTACCATGAGCGGTTACACCCTGGTTTGCCGTTTGGTTGAAGGGGAATACCCCAACTATAGCGCCGTAATTCCTGTTGATAACCCAAACCGTATGATTATTGACAGGGTTGATTTTTATAACTCGGTTCGTCGCGTTTCAATCTATTCAAACGCAGCCAGCAACCTTATTAAGCTAGGCTTAACATCTAACCAGTGCGAGGTTTCAGCTCAAGACCTTGATTTCTCAGTTTCGGCTTTCGAGCGCTTAAACTGCGATTACCAAGGCGATGAAATGGAGATAGGCTTTAAATCAGCCTTTTTGGTGGAGATTCTGGCAAACCTTTCCTCAACCGAGGTGGTACTTTCCATGTCCGATCCCTCCCGTGCAGGGCTCATTTTCCCTCACCAAAACGAAAACCCCGACGAAGATGTCCTTATGCTTCTAATGCCAATGATGATTGGTGCTTAGGAATAAACTCAATAACTTCCCCGGCCTTGGCTTGGGGAAGTTTTTTTATTAATAAAGGTAATATTAATGGGATTAAATATTAAGAACCCGCTGGTAGTATTCGACCTGGAAACCACCGGAATTGATGTTGTTAAGGATAGAATAGTTGAAATTGCTGTGCTAAAGGTATTCCCTAACGGAAACCGGGAATCAAAGGTTAGGCGCGTAAATCCTGAAATGCCTATACCACCTGAGGCTACCGCTGTCCATGGAATAACCGACGACGATGTAAAAGATGCGCCAACCTTTAAGGAGATAGCAAAATCGTTGGCAAACTATATTGAGGGTTGCGATTTTGCTGGTTTCAACTCCAACAAGTTCGATTTACCTCTTTTGGCCGAAGAGTTCCTCCGTGCTGGGGTTGATATCGATTTGAAAAAACGCAAGTTTATCGATGTTCAAACCATTTTCCATAAAATGGAAAAGAGAACCCTGGCTGCAGCATACAAGTTTTACCTCGATAAGAACTTGGTGAATGCCCACAGCGCCGAAGCAGATACCCTTGCCACCTTCGAAATCCTATGCGCTCAGGTTGAACGGTATCCTGAGCTAAAAAACGATGTCGATTTTCTTTCGGAGTTCAGCTCTTTTAATCGCAATGTCGATTTTGCTGGCCGTATCATTCTCGATGACAAAGGCGTTGAGGTATTTAACTTTGGAAAGCACAAAGGTAAGCCTGTTGCAGAAGTATTAAAGGCTGAACCCAGCTACTACTCATGGATGATGAATGGCGAATTCCCCTTGTACACCAAAAAGGTACTCACTAACATCTACTTAAAAATGAAACAAAAATAATTTGCCCCACAGTATTAACTTATATTAACAAATGCTATATTTACGCCAGTATTCTATAAATGGATTAGTATGGCATTGATTGAAACATTCCGTCGCCAAGGCGACTTTCTTTTTAGGTATCGCAGCTATTTACCAGTGCTTTTAATTTTAGCAGGAATAGGTTACTATGTTTACCTCCTGGTAACCAAGCAGTATTCATATAATGCATTTTACTTCTTTGCTTGCTTTGTGGTGAGCTTTATTGGACTGGTTATACGCGCTATTACCATTGGCTACACCCCAAAGAATACTTCAGGAAGGAATACCAAGGAGCAGGTTGCCGATACGGTTAATACTTCAGGAATGTACTCGTTAGTACGCCATCCGCTTTACCTTGGCAATTTTTTCATGTGGTTTGGCCTTGCCCTTCTTACTAAGAGCTACTGGTTTGTCATATCTTTCCTTTTAGTTTACTGGCTCTACTACGAACGAATAATGTACGCCGAGGAATTTTTCCTACGCAACAAGTTTGGTTCGGATTACCTCAATTGGGCCGATAACGTTCCCACTTTTATTCCGCGCAGGTTCAGGTGGCGCTCACCAAACAATTACTTTTCCATCCGTAATGTAATTAAGCGCGAGAGCATAGGGCTTTTCAAGTTAGTGCTACTATTTTTTGTTTTTCAGTACATACACGATGTGGTTTCAAATGGGGGTAAACTCCTTGAGCTAAGTTCGTGGGGTAGGGTGTGGTTCATTGCCTTTATTATTGTCGGCATAATTTACCTGACTTTACGAACTATCAGAAAGAAAACCCGTTTGCTCGATGTGGATGGTCGTTAAGGTACAATAATCCTTAACCCCTTATTCACTACTGTAATCTTAATTTTTCTATCCATTATAATGGGTTCACCATCAAAGTGAACCACATCTTCGCGTTTTCGCTTTATTACAACCTTTTGGGCCTTGCCGGTTTGTAGAACCGTGCTTTTATTAATGGTTCGGGTGAATAGCATTGCACCAATGGCTGGTGCTTGAAGCAGATTTATGGGCGACATAATGGCTATATCGAGTAGCCCATCCTGTATATCGGCATTTGGTGCTATATACGCATTATTGCCATATTGCGATGCGTTGGCACACGTAATAAGAAAGGCTTTCACTTTCATTTTTTGTGTGCCATCAATTTTAACCTTGTACTTCTTGGGTTTGTAACTAATAAAGTCAGTTAACGCCACCTTAACATAGTTAAAAAAACCTCGGCCTTTCTCTTTGGCAAAGCGGTAACCAATATGAGCATCAAAACCCACGCCACAGGTACAAAAGAATGGTAACCCGTTTACGAGCCCGTAATCTATTGATTCAACCCTAAGCTTATTTATCACCTGTATTGCTTTGGCTGCATCAAGCGGGATTCTTAGGTGCCTTGCAAGACCATTGCCCGAACCTAAAGGTATAATACCCATTACACAATCCGTGTTTATAATGGCACTGCCTACCTCGTTAACCGTTCCGTCGCCACCAACTGCAACAAAATACTTGAACCCCTCGGCAATTTTTTCACTTATAATCTGTAAAGCATCGCCCTTTTTACGGGTGAAGAGGATTTCGGGCTCAAATGTCTCGTTGTCAATTGTATTATTGATAATGTGCAGTATACTTTCCTTACCGCGTGTTCCAGAAATGGGATTTACAATAAAAAGTATTCTTTTGCGGGTGGACTTTGTAATGGGATCAGCCATGGAACTTACTTTTGAACATGCAAAAGTAAAACCTTTTTTAATAGCATCAAACTAACTACCTTTGTTTGGCTTTGCTCATTCATTGACATAAAAAATTACTCATAATGAAAATCATTTGCATTGGTAGAAACTATAGGGATCATGCTAAGGAAATGCATGCCGATGTGCCTGAGGTTCCGGTATTCTTTATTAAGCCCGATAATTGTTTGCTTCGCAATAATCAACCTTTTTTTTATCCTGATTTTACAAGCGATTTGCAGTATGAACTAGAAGTTGTGCTTCGAATTAATAGGTTAGGGCGGAGTATCAAGCAAAAGTTTGCACACCGTTACTACGATGCCATAACCCTTGGTATCGATTTCACTGCTCGTGACTTACAGCGCGAGTGTAAAGCAAAAGGATTACCCTGGGAAATATCCAAAGCGTTCGACTATTCTGCTCCCATAGGAACTTTTATCCCCAAAGATGAACTGGGCGATTTAAATGGCTTAAACTTTCGGCTTGAGCTAAACGGAAAGGTAGTACAGCAAGGGAATACTGCAAACATGATTTTTGGCTACGATGAGCTTATTTCGTACGTTTCACGATTCATAACCTTCAGAACTGGCGATCTTCTTTTTACCGGCACCCCAAGCGGTGTAGGGCCTGTTAACGTTGGCGATAGGCTACAAGCCTATTTGAA
The genomic region above belongs to Tenuifilum sp. 4138str and contains:
- the dnaN gene encoding DNA polymerase III subunit beta, which translates into the protein MKFVVSSTMLLSHLSVVSRVISSKNTLPILDNFLFKLEGNELEITASDLESTLTTKITLDNVMGDGSIAIPFKILIDTLKEFSEQPLTFEIDPGSLAVVIHSENGQFNIVGQPADDFPKPAELSPESKVSVKVAADVMLNGITKTIFATADDEMRPVMNGIFVELTAEGMTFVASDSHKLVRYRRKDVQVEEFSSFILPKKPANLLKSILVKETGSVNVEFDSKNARFTMSGYTLVCRLVEGEYPNYSAVIPVDNPNRMIIDRVDFYNSVRRVSIYSNAASNLIKLGLTSNQCEVSAQDLDFSVSAFERLNCDYQGDEMEIGFKSAFLVEILANLSSTEVVLSMSDPSRAGLIFPHQNENPDEDVLMLLMPMMIGA
- a CDS encoding exonuclease domain-containing protein, producing the protein MGLNIKNPLVVFDLETTGIDVVKDRIVEIAVLKVFPNGNRESKVRRVNPEMPIPPEATAVHGITDDDVKDAPTFKEIAKSLANYIEGCDFAGFNSNKFDLPLLAEEFLRAGVDIDLKKRKFIDVQTIFHKMEKRTLAAAYKFYLDKNLVNAHSAEADTLATFEILCAQVERYPELKNDVDFLSEFSSFNRNVDFAGRIILDDKGVEVFNFGKHKGKPVAEVLKAEPSYYSWMMNGEFPLYTKKVLTNIYLKMKQK
- a CDS encoding methyltransferase family protein; the encoded protein is MALIETFRRQGDFLFRYRSYLPVLLILAGIGYYVYLLVTKQYSYNAFYFFACFVVSFIGLVIRAITIGYTPKNTSGRNTKEQVADTVNTSGMYSLVRHPLYLGNFFMWFGLALLTKSYWFVISFLLVYWLYYERIMYAEEFFLRNKFGSDYLNWADNVPTFIPRRFRWRSPNNYFSIRNVIKRESIGLFKLVLLFFVFQYIHDVVSNGGKLLELSSWGRVWFIAFIIVGIIYLTLRTIRKKTRLLDVDGR
- a CDS encoding diacylglycerol/lipid kinase family protein, which produces MADPITKSTRKRILFIVNPISGTRGKESILHIINNTIDNETFEPEILFTRKKGDALQIISEKIAEGFKYFVAVGGDGTVNEVGSAIINTDCVMGIIPLGSGNGLARHLRIPLDAAKAIQVINKLRVESIDYGLVNGLPFFCTCGVGFDAHIGYRFAKEKGRGFFNYVKVALTDFISYKPKKYKVKIDGTQKMKVKAFLITCANASQYGNNAYIAPNADIQDGLLDIAIMSPINLLQAPAIGAMLFTRTINKSTVLQTGKAQKVVIKRKREDVVHFDGEPIIMDRKIKITVVNKGLRIIVP
- a CDS encoding fumarylacetoacetate hydrolase family protein, yielding MKIICIGRNYRDHAKEMHADVPEVPVFFIKPDNCLLRNNQPFFYPDFTSDLQYELEVVLRINRLGRSIKQKFAHRYYDAITLGIDFTARDLQRECKAKGLPWEISKAFDYSAPIGTFIPKDELGDLNGLNFRLELNGKVVQQGNTANMIFGYDELISYVSRFITFRTGDLLFTGTPSGVGPVNVGDRLQAYLNDRLMLDFFIK